TTTTCGATTTTTGCAAAAGGCAAAATCTTCCATAGATTTTAATATGGTCAAAATATGATCTTCTCCCGTTCTAGGAATAAACAATGGGCCTTTTTCTCCATCAAAAAAAAGAGCTCCTACCGGAGAAAATATATTCCTCCCCGCAAAGGCCAAAAGGGCTGCCGTTTCGATAGCTTTTTCCTTAGGACTGATTTTATCGAGCCCCGGCTCCATCGAAAGTGAAAAATCCACACAGATAAAAATGCTTAAATCTCTTTCTTCACGGTACATCTTAACATAGGTCTTACCGCTCCGCGCCGTAAGGTTCCAATCTATAGAGCGTACATCATCTCCCGTTTCATATTCCCGCACCGAGTCGAATTCTATACCCTGCCCGCGAAAAGCCGAACTGAATCCGCCTGAACGTAGACCTTCGGAAATCGAAAGAGAAGAGATTTTAAGCTGTTTTGCCCTTTCTGCGATAAAACCTGTTTTCATAACGTTTTATTTTATTACGAAAATCAGTTTTATTCAAGACAGTGCATTGCCTTACGCTGTAGGACAGTCCCGCATTAGTGTGAGGTGCCCACCCGCCTTAGTGTGAGGTACGCACCCGCATTAGTGTGAGGTACGCACTCGTCCGAGTGTAGGGTGCCCACCCGAGCGATACGAGCGGCTCGACAGGCATGGAAATCAATTTTTGAAAAACACAGTGCTGCGGTGTATATAACTTTCTACAGGCAGCCTCGTGTAGTGCTGAAACATGCCGTCTATTGTAGCCGTAATAGGGCATCGATTGTAGCTACAATAGGTGACCTATTGTAGCCGTAATAGATCACCTATTGTAGCCTTATACTTGCAGCTTCCACTGCCATCTATGGCAGGAGTACCAATTATACATTAAACCCCATTCCCCGGTATCTAATATTTTGGTTTCAAAAATCCGAAGCTGTTTACTTCCCATTGCTGGTTGCCCTTCGGCATTACCTCAAACTTGCCGTGTTGCGAGTTTAAAAGTGCAGTGCTACCGTAAAGCACTTGGGTACTCGTCGTGTAGTTGTTCTCCGGTACCTTAATGCGGGCGACGGTACCGGTAGCGGTCAAGGCGTTTTCAACAGAAATACCGGAACGGCTGTCCAAATACACATCATTGTATACATTAATTCGTGTGCCGCCTTGCATACTTACTGTTGCGTTATTTGCGGCGTATACGCCTTTGCCGTTTGCTGCCCTATTGCCGGTAATCAGTACGCTCTGCGCACCGGAACCTGTAGAGTCTTTCAGGTTCAAGATGCATGATTGGCCGACATAGATGCCGCCGCCGTTGCGGGTCGCTTCGTTTGCCTGTCCTATGACGCCGCCTATAGTGCCGCCGCTGATTGTTACCGCAGGGGTGGAGCTGCCAGTCTTGTTGATATAGATGCCGCCGCCGTCTATTGCGGTGTTCCTCGTAAAGATGCAGTTTGTGATGGTAGTAGGTGTGCTCTCAACATAAATGCCGCCGCCGTTTGTCTCTGCTTCGTTGCCCGTAATGATACAGTTTTTTATTTTGATGTCGTTTGCATCTCTTGCGAAGATTGCCCCGCCGCTGCCTGCATCTTCGTCCCCGTTCGCCTTTCCGCCTGTAAGCGTTAGGTTTTCGAGGATGAGATTTGCGCCGTTCTCCACTTTGAAGATGCGGCTCATCTTGCTTGCGTCAAGTATGTCATTTTCGGCTCCGGTTTTGCCCTTTATCTTAAGGGGTTTGTTTATTTCGATTTGGCCCGAATTGCCTATTGACGCCGTTATTTTCCCGTCTATGGTGATGGTGGAGTTTGGATCAGCTACTTTGACAGCATTTTTTAACAACGTCCACGCGTTCATATCGCTTCCTGCTACGGTTCCCACCTTCTTAAACTTGACCGTTACGGTTTCATCGTCGCTTACGTTGGAAAGAGTTGCCTTTTTGTTGTCGCTTGAGTCTACGTTTACATTACTGCTCCAGCTGTCAACTTTCCAACCGAGAGCGGGCGCCGCGGCAAAGGTTACATTTTCGCCTCGCGGTACGGTAAGGGTTGCAGTACTGCTTCCGCTTGCTGTTTGGGAAGTAGAGCCGTATGAGCCTGTCAGTGTTCCGCCCTCTTCGTCTACAACCTTGAATGTTACGGTGTGAGTTGAACTGTTCGCTTCTATCGTTGCGGCAGCCCCATCCGAAGTAACGCCTCCTTTGTCGCGCAAGGTTACGGTGTACGATGTTTCCAGGTTGCCGAGTCCTATTTGTATTTCCGTTTTGTAGTATAAAACCCACGCTCCTGACGGCAGCGATTCAGTGCCGTCCGGCGTAAGCCCTGTACCGTCTGCAAGAAATGAGGGTGCCGCCGGTTTTTTGCTAAAGCCGTTATGAGTATCGTTCATTTCTAAGCCGTATGATGTTCCGTTTACGGTAACGTATGCAATATCATCATGGATATATTTTCCGCCTACCATGTCAGACAAATCTTTTGTATCTATGCAGAGCACGTAATAATTAGGAGAAGTATTAGTCTGTTTTGCAAGCACGACTGCCGGTTTTGGCGGCGGGGTGTTCGATTTTATGCCGAAGGTGTAGGTTTTCTTAAATACCCTGCCGTCTGTAGCCTTAAGGGTGATAGTCGGGTTTAAACTGCCTGAACCTTGTTCGTAAAAGGCTTCTTTATATGTAAGCTTCAGCCTGCCGGGAGCGGTTTGCCCCAGTACATAGTGGGTTCCTTCCGTAGGCTGTTGGGAAAGTTCTTTAAATTCGACAATGCCCGCAGGTTCCCAAGAAGTCGGCATAACGAGCGGAAAGTTTTTCGGGTTATGCACTGTAAGCATAATATGCACCTCGGGTGAAGAGCTGACACAAGGCACACCCGCTTCGTCCGGTCTAGCTACCGCACCTATGCTGTGGTCTTTGATAAAGGCTTCGCTCGCCCAATAACTTAAAAAATCCTCTGGATCTTTCAGAAATTGCTCGCAGGCTGTAAAAAGTACAATTACGGCAACTGCCGCTGTTAAAGTTGTCAAAAAAGTTAAAAGTTTTCTCACCATATCCTCCTTATTTTAAGGAAAAAAACACCCTGTAGGTCTAATCTTAAGTATATAATATCACAATTTTAATGTTTTATCAATAATAGCGGGCTCATATTGCTAAAAAGAACCAAGGTTACTCGGTGTCTATATACAAGAGAAACCGTATCGGGCTCTTGATTTTTTTTAAAAAAAGGCCGAAAATATAAGATATGAAGAAAGGGTTTATTATATTTTTATTTGTTGTATCTTTTTGCTTTGCAGAAAAAGCCGCTTTTGCCGAGGAAAGCCTTGTCGGCGAAAATGAACTATCGCAAATTTTGCCGGATGTAAAACCCGATAAAACGGGTTCGGAAAAGATAGAATTTGCGGAAAATCCTCAAGCGCTGCAAAAAAATGAGGACTTTGCCTTTCTCTCATTTTCGATTCTTACAAGAGAAAAATCCGTAATGATCAGCTGGAAAGCAAAACCGGAAGGAAAAAATCTAATTCTTTACAGGTCAACAACGGGCTTTTTATCAATAAGCTCTCTCGCCGAAGCCGTACCTATTGCAAATATAACCGATGACGGACTTCCATTTTTTGACTACCCTATTCCCGGAATTCCCTATTACTATGCCATTGCCGAAGAAAACGAAATCGCTTCAGGTAAAATTCAATTTATAAACGGAATAAATACAATCAACAGCCCTGTCGAAGTCTTCGCTTCTCCTGAAGAACAAGAGAAAAAAAGTATTGCGCTTCAAAACCGCCCTATTCCTCTGCCTTTTTTAAACCCTGAAAAGCAAATAAAAAAAAGAACCGAGTTTTTTTCTTCTCAAACTGAAACCCTTATAAATGCTCTTACGGCAGAAAAAAGGGATTTTAGAGAATTTATTATTTCTTCTCAAAGGCTTGAGCCCTACGTCTTTCCTGATGACAAAAGAACTCCTGACGGCGGTGAGAGCATGGAATTACAAAGAATTCTAAAAGAATATTTTTATACAAAAAACTGGCAAAAATGTAATGTTGAGCTGACCAATTTTTTAAGAATACGCAGAACATCCAGAGTTTCCGCGAGAACGCATTTTTATATAGGACAGACCCTCTTTTTCCAAAACCTCTATGACAAGGCTCTATTGGAATTTTTAACAGCCCAAGACCTCTATCCGTCTCAGGCAAAAGAATGGGCACATTATTGTCTTGTAGAGCTGGCGAACTGAATTAAATTCTTCGCCAGCGAATTGAATTAGTTCAGTTCTTCGCCGGCGAATTTTTGCTAGCGAATTCTCCTAAGAAGTAAAAGCAATAAAGAATTTTTTTGAGTGGAATTCGTATAATCTTCCGCAGCTTTTTCTTTTGCATTTTCGCTAAAAAGAATTATTGAATCACCTGCATTCATTCTATCATAGTAACCGTTTCTCTTTAAGATTCCCTCGGACAAATTTTCCTCCGACTTTGAAGGCTCAAAATAACCCAAGAGATCGGACGGATCAAAGACCATACCCAGACCTTCTTTTTCGATAACCAAGCGGTCCTTGCGTATAACGGCAATTTTTAAATCCTTAAAATCCGAATCATGTTTTCCTATGTCGATAACGGCTTCATTTTGATAGCGGTTTATGAGCTTGCCTACGATGGGCATCGCCTCATTAAGCATTGAAGAAAGCCGCCTTATGCCGTTTGAAAAACGGTCATTGCCTGAACGGTAAACGGTAAATGTTTTTGCCGGAGAACCGGTACGCGAAACATAAAGCTCCAATATGATTTGAATATCCCTTCTATTCTCTTTGAGCCTTATAATGCCGAAATAGTCCTCATTTGCCGTACGCGATTTTTTCGAAGCCTCCCTATAAGTTACAGGCTTATCCGAATAAGAAGTTATTTTGATTCTGGGATTATAAGAAAAAATATCCGAAGTAAGAATTTGAGTTATACGCTCGGCTTCAGGATGCAAAACGTTTGAGCTTTCCATAGCGTAAAATAAACCTATGGATATGTGTGCCTTATCCAAATAAAGGGGATCTATACGCCACTTTGATTGAATGGAACTTAAAAGATGTTTTTCATAAGCTTCAACTGCATCATTTACCTTTGTATTGCTCTTTACTATGGACTGAATAAAAAGCATTTGTTCCAAATATCTTTCGGGATAACCGAGACGGAGCAAAATACCGGCATAGGCTTCCCTGCTTTCAACATCATAAGGATATATCTTCAAGGTTCGCCTATACTCATAGAGGGCTTGCTCAGTCATATTTCGGCGGAAAAATCCGAGAGCTTTTTCTGCGTGGTATTTTGAAAGCTCCATACGGAAAGAATCTTCA
The DNA window shown above is from Treponema denticola and carries:
- a CDS encoding DUF58 domain-containing protein, coding for MKTGFIAERAKQLKISSLSISEGLRSGGFSSAFRGQGIEFDSVREYETGDDVRSIDWNLTARSGKTYVKMYREERDLSIFICVDFSLSMEPGLDKISPKEKAIETAALLAFAGRNIFSPVGALFFDGEKGPLFIPRTGEDHILTILKSMEDFAFCKNRKPVRGTQIASAMTAASKILRSRSLVIIISDFKVEGYEKELGLLAAKHDVVCLKISGSMDSFLPEAGSIRFKDPETNFRMLLPTGSKTFQMEYKKNFSEEISRWENTCKHSLANPVLLDVNDDTVKVLGDFFLSKQSNQRVLKNNLAKFGADGWKAF
- a CDS encoding tetratricopeptide repeat protein; protein product: MKKPFFGFMFIVLLSASLFCNPADLYQKGAEYQANEDWYGAIEMYQSALKENPSYNLVYQGLAECFYALDEYDQALSFVESARKYKKDDPDLQNLHGFILVGLGKIDAAKTLFNGVLKKYPNNPEARFGLAEIEVSQGKLYLASEMYKQNLQRQGENRKALLSLALVSYEAGNVKQAEDYINRALKYHGDNPQVHYFAAYLHSLDGKLEEAEGRIYSALKLKEDYDEAYALLASVLYAQKRYEEVIKISDMRISKKRDRADAWYLKTLSLRRLARYGEAINAAKVGLSLDADDEIMRCLLEELAIENLNFEDSFRMELSKYHAEKALGFFRRNMTEQALYEYRRTLKIYPYDVESREAYAGILLRLGYPERYLEQMLFIQSIVKSNTKVNDAVEAYEKHLLSSIQSKWRIDPLYLDKAHISIGLFYAMESSNVLHPEAERITQILTSDIFSYNPRIKITSYSDKPVTYREASKKSRTANEDYFGIIRLKENRRDIQIILELYVSRTGSPAKTFTVYRSGNDRFSNGIRRLSSMLNEAMPIVGKLINRYQNEAVIDIGKHDSDFKDLKIAVIRKDRLVIEKEGLGMVFDPSDLLGYFEPSKSEENLSEGILKRNGYYDRMNAGDSIILFSENAKEKAAEDYTNSTQKNSLLLLLLRRIR
- a CDS encoding tetratricopeptide repeat protein, which produces MKKGFIIFLFVVSFCFAEKAAFAEESLVGENELSQILPDVKPDKTGSEKIEFAENPQALQKNEDFAFLSFSILTREKSVMISWKAKPEGKNLILYRSTTGFLSISSLAEAVPIANITDDGLPFFDYPIPGIPYYYAIAEENEIASGKIQFINGINTINSPVEVFASPEEQEKKSIALQNRPIPLPFLNPEKQIKKRTEFFSSQTETLINALTAEKRDFREFIISSQRLEPYVFPDDKRTPDGGESMELQRILKEYFYTKNWQKCNVELTNFLRIRRTSRVSARTHFYIGQTLFFQNLYDKALLEFLTAQDLYPSQAKEWAHYCLVELAN
- a CDS encoding right-handed parallel beta-helix repeat-containing protein; this translates as MVRKLLTFLTTLTAAVAVIVLFTACEQFLKDPEDFLSYWASEAFIKDHSIGAVARPDEAGVPCVSSSPEVHIMLTVHNPKNFPLVMPTSWEPAGIVEFKELSQQPTEGTHYVLGQTAPGRLKLTYKEAFYEQGSGSLNPTITLKATDGRVFKKTYTFGIKSNTPPPKPAVVLAKQTNTSPNYYVLCIDTKDLSDMVGGKYIHDDIAYVTVNGTSYGLEMNDTHNGFSKKPAAPSFLADGTGLTPDGTESLPSGAWVLYYKTEIQIGLGNLETSYTVTLRDKGGVTSDGAAATIEANSSTHTVTFKVVDEEGGTLTGSYGSTSQTASGSSTATLTVPRGENVTFAAAPALGWKVDSWSSNVNVDSSDNKKATLSNVSDDETVTVKFKKVGTVAGSDMNAWTLLKNAVKVADPNSTITIDGKITASIGNSGQIEINKPLKIKGKTGAENDILDASKMSRIFKVENGANLILENLTLTGGKANGDEDAGSGGAIFARDANDIKIKNCIITGNEAETNGGGIYVESTPTTITNCIFTRNTAIDGGGIYINKTGSSTPAVTISGGTIGGVIGQANEATRNGGGIYVGQSCILNLKDSTGSGAQSVLITGNRAANGKGVYAANNATVSMQGGTRINVYNDVYLDSRSGISVENALTATGTVARIKVPENNYTTSTQVLYGSTALLNSQHGKFEVMPKGNQQWEVNSFGFLKPKY